The DNA region taaagcctccgaTGGCTGAAATATATTCTACCGGGTCGTCGTGAGGCTTTCCACACCTCAACGAAAGGCGCTAGCCGCAAACTAACAGGCTTGGGACTAGTAATATTAActaagtaactcgcaattgcgCCAAAGAACCACTGTGAATGTAGGccctcaagttcttatataatGGGCCAGAGGGGAATAATTCTCGCCACCGAAGTGTATCAATGGGCGCCATTTTAGCCAAGCCCTAAACATCAGAAAAACGGAAatgttgaaaaaacattttcagactaTATTTCCACAATTGAGTACAGGAAGTAGCGACCACATATTTTTAGGATTACTCatccatattttaaagctgtgtgAACCTCTCTAGATGCTTaataatcttccccacactcctattaacctctaccatactcttataaatcatttttatactcttaaacacTTTTAAACTCTAAAACATACAGTGTAGTACTGCACACTACATAGATTTTATTCCctaatttttcatgttttaggcTAGAAAGGGTTtatttttaccacaaaaaaattacagcatacactcaataTCCCGCCATATGGTTAATTATGcatgatatgaatatgaaagacaaaacaaaactgcagtGCGCTGAATCCGCAACAGGTGAACCACAATAAGGGAGGGATCACTCACTGTACGacatagttctcagtcattgcacgttttcagcaattttcttcaaacatgtatttaaaaacaaatctctgaattaacGTTAGATGATTTTAAAcggaaaaatgcattttcattatCTGACtaaccatgattttttttctctccaaggaTCTCCAATCATAAAGAACCTGAGCGTGGCCATCCTGCAGCTGAGCGAGGCGGGCGAGCTGGCTTATCTGCAGAGCAAATGGTGGGCCAGCAGCTGCATGGCGGACAAGGCCAAGGCGACAGCTGTGCAGCCTCACAGTCTCAAGGGGATGTTCGCAGTGCTTGCGCTGGGCCTGACACTGGGAACACTGCTGGCCGTCCTGGAGCTCGCATCCAGGAGTCGCAGCAGCGCGGCAGAGCAGAAGGTACGATCGCGTCACCGGAGTTGCATTTTCATCCGAGTAGTCAGATTAAAGCAGAAGTGTCCAAAACCTTTCCTCCCTATACTGCAaacgaaaaatggatggatgcaagggccactttgacattcttgTATTTTAATTCACCAAACGTGCGAATACAAATCCATCAAGCAGTtatgcattgtttttattttataattattttgaaaaactgcgACAGCACAGTTTTCTGTAAAAGTTGATGAGGCAAATAgtttaagatttttttcaggattttggacACCGCTGAATTTAAGCGTCCTTCTCATTTACAATCTCATAGTCAtatatacaacaaaaaacatcaacaaagtttaactttttcgtTTCAATACATCCTGCCCACAGAAATCCTTCTGCCGGGTTCTGACCGAAGAGTTCAGCTTGCGTTtcaggaacaacaacaacaacaacaacagtccaACAAAGCGAGCTCAAGAGCCTGCCGATAAAGAAACAGAAAAGGCATAGAATCATTCTTCACCCACTGACAATTGGCCATTTATGATGGCCTATAACTCTTttaaaaagtcttacatttaCAATGATAACCCtctacaaataatacaaataaaccaTTAACAACTGTAACTGTGAACTGAAATAAAAGCCAACTTAGCATAAAACTTTGTGTAAACAATTGAGCAGAATGCtgctacaaatacattttaaggaagcttaaaataaatacaaactgtgtcacacattttttgttggtgttattTCACTCTGACACGCTTTAACAAGCATCTTATTGGTTAGAATGTCAACTTTTTGAATGGGGCGCTTTGcaaaaattgtacatttttgtcaCCGTACCTCAAACGAGCCAAAGTAAGCCAAACAAGGCTGACCAAATTGTGGTAACGTTGATCtaactttttctgtttttcctaTTCTGTGCACCGTTTTCACCACATCACATTTGTTAGTACTACCACTCATCACTCTGTCCTTTTACTTACGTGCATTAGTtcggtggtaccttgacttacgagtggaACAAATTTTCCGAGCTGTGAGCTGTTGCTTGGTTGATTTTTGTAGAGATTGTTTTGCTtggtgttgtgagccaaaattgGATGTTCAGGTGAGCTTCAGCTTTGCCGTGGTTCGAGTAATGTGGGCGaacattttttagcaattaaggtactgtgaTGACCttacatgtgggcaaggagagcaaCAGTccctgatgcactttcagctgtttattgaacgggacaaacagtgaaacacacaaaaaaaaaaatgcagggaGCTGCTGTCGACCACAACTCATGCACAGaagctcacacgcagactaacctGGCCAAACCGACACCAGCTCCTAACATCACTCACGAGGCCACACCCCTTataggcacacatccaacacatgaatactacagtatgtacagtaattacactttataaaaccagtttatttctttaattctattttattagattttatcatatttttatgcaatacagtgctattttttaaaataaaaaagacaaaaaaatttttttgttttgttttgttgggctggaacagattaatggcatttcagtcAAAAAGGAAAACATACTTGCTATACAGTGAAGGCCCGTTTTTACTGGCGATAGGAAACAcccacacaaaaatgtttgtaattggttaaagatgccacaagatggcagaaaaaCACTTTCTATTCGGCAAAGCTATGACTTGGCTAAATGAAGCTCAGTCTAACCTAGGCGCTTGGCACcacaaattctttttttattattattatttttttacgtttattgaacatatacaaaaacaaatcaaagtagGCTATTAGAAAGAGTTGgaagaaagcaaacaaacagaaaaaagcaataataaacaaaataaatgtagatgttcaataggagtatgaagaagtaaaaaaaaaaaaaaaaaaaaaaaaaattaatttgtacAATGATAGTCAAGTGGTATTCGGGTGAAATTCTATGTATCCTAAGCTAGCAGGTCCATGTAAAGTAATCGCAATAATGATGAGGAAGATGCCACCAGTCAGCACCAAAGCGAGGTATTCAGCAGataacggaggataggttcTCAAAAGAAATCCACAAATTGCGAAAGCTGAATCATGAATATGAAGGGCTTCACTGTACGAGTATACTCAGGTACAGACTTagtcacaaaacaaattgtgaCTTGACGACTtgtgagtcaaggtaccactggatCTTGGTAGCCTAACCAGTAGCAACAAAGCCTATCTCGGCCCAAACGTGTTCACACATCCCAACCATCGAAGAAGAGTGGAGATTTACATCTGATCGCTCTCATCTTTACATCAAAAAGTGCCTTCATCTCCCTCTGCAGGGTGCCGTCGCACTGCTCTGCACCCGCCGCAACGGGGCCATCTCTGAATTCCAGGCTGTCCGAGCTGCTCCCGCTGCTCGACGAGCTGTCGGACAAGCACAGACCGTTGAGTATGGTCCTCACCTGGCGGTCGCTGTCCTTGCCCGTGCTCTGGACTCGCCAGGTCTGCCAGTGGGAAGCAGGCTTGCGGCTCACCATGGGCGTGACGGTGGAGGTGTTGGGGTTTCGAGGGCAGCTGCGCGAGCGGACCTTTGTTCGTATCTGGGTGGTGGTGGGTCTGGGGGTGGCCGGAGACTCCAAGGTCCTTCTGACCTGAGCCGGGGTTGGCGGAGGGATGAGAGGTACAAATATGGCGTCGGAATGTAAGGGACGTTGTGGTATCGACTGAGGGTTTGTAGGTGGAGGTTTCCCTGGCGGTTCTGGGTCACTCATTGCTTCTGCTCGGGCCACCGCAGGAGGTTCAAGCTCCTGTGGTCCAAATGTGGGGAGTATCCGTAACTCAGCAGCTTCAGACAAAGACTGAAGCTCACTGAAGTTAGTTGGAACTGGATCCCGTCTGTCCTCAGTAGGACTGTTCAGACATGAAGGGCTGTCCAAGTCAAAGCTGTCTTGAAGCATTAAAGTCGGCACTGGGTTTGAAGCTGTGGAGGACATCTTGCTGAATATCCCTCTCCTCATCTGAGCTGGGTCATGAATTTTGACACGGTGGGCACGTCTCACGGGTTCACTCATGATCCCTTTGTGCATCCCGGCCCTGGAGGCGGGCCCTTGGACCAGGGGGGACATTTCTCCATTCCTGCTTTCCTGGGAGAAGGAGTCTGCATCCTTGCGTAGATATGGAGGAGGCCAATCGTCCGAGGACTGCACGGATGAGTCGAGGGACGGCTGCCTATGGGGTCCCTTCATGTGCTTCTGGGCTGCCTTTTGGATGTGCTTTCTGGCCACTTGCACAGCATTTGCTGGCTTTACCTACGATACAACATGTTGCATAAATTCAAAGCTAAATGTGCATAATTTTGCGAGGAGCTTACCTTCCCATCGATGATAGCAATGTGAACAAAGATGGAAGACTCTGCCATCCCTTCCAAGTACACGTGTCGATAACCTACAAGTTCACAGTGAAGGGATGTCGTTATGTATTTCAGATGACTGCTTATGCTTACTATTTACTGCTAGTGACCACCTATTCACAGCCAGACTGTGGCACTCACCTGGCATCATGCTGGTGAAGGCTATTGTCCTCTGGCCAATGAAATCCCTCCCAATGGGATCATGATCCCACACTTGGAAGCGCACCAGAGCGATCTGCGGCATTAGAATGTGAAAGACGAGAGTCTCCTCCCACATGGGGTTAAAACCTGAGGGACGGTAAAATACAGGGTTAATGCGTTTGATGTTATTTACCTACTTACCCACCTACTAAGATACCTGTCttcaatacatacatatactggACACTTACATATCGATTTAGATACCTTTAGATAGTCTTCTACCTACGGTACCTAACTACTCATCTACCATGGGCGGAGCCACAGGGTGGGCATCTTGACGGTCCCCCCTCACATGTGTCGGGAACAATCGTAGAACAAAATGTCTGGTCGAACTTTTAATTAGCACCCACTTACTTTTTAcgtgatgagtcttattttaattagttttactAGAGATAAGGAAAATGTTCTCGGTCAAATTTGGGGTTTTTGCACTGTATCTATCTACCTACTTACCTACCTTTCAAAACTTGACAAAACATTACTATCcaaacattttcagcaattcaaagcatatttgtgaaatatatatatacactgtaccATTATCATCCACCACTCTGGTCTGCTGCTTTGAACAGTCGACGGGTAGACCGATGATCTCAACCTCCACAAAGGGATCAATGATCTGGATGTGGcatagaaaaatgcaatatataaCAATAATTATCTTTACAGGTTGAAAAGAAGTAGCCTATATGCTATGCAGTATAGTTGACCTCTCCCCTGTCCCCAAACATGGAGTCTTTGGGTTTGGGAAGCTGCTGTCCGCTGATGATCTTCAGAACTAACTGAATCTTCCTTTTTCCTGGAAGTGGATCCTCCAAATTGGGGTTAAAGGCACCTGAGGGGGGAAAAACCATCACCCTTAGCgaaaggaatgctcatcaaatcaTGCATGTAATTATGAACATCTACATACCTTTACAAATGATTTTAGGCTTCAGAATGTAGCCACAGTTTCCGTTGCTTGAGAATTTAGCTCGGTTCAGTTCAAGCATGCGACCCTCTGTTTGATAGTTCATTGCAACTGGAATACAAGGGATACAATCAGCGACCATCAATAttcttacaataatatgaatGATTATTATGTCACTGAACCCATGTGACATCCTGCATTCCAGTAGGGTTGCGGGTTGAAGTTGCTGGAGTCCACCCTGTAGTTGGACGGGTAGACCCTCAGGAGTTGACGCTGGTTGAAGCGCACCAGCTGACCGGGCTTTAGCAGCACGATCTGGTTCATGACGGTTTCGTTGAGTGACGACACTTGCCAACTGTTTGTAAAGGCTGCCGAGCAAAACACATCCAAAAACGCTACAAACATCCGTTCCCATTCCCAGAtcataaatgaaatcaaataaaatgaatggtaCCTTGTGTTTCTATATCGTGCACTCGAACAGATTTTGTGTACTTGACGACGTCAGACAGAGCACGGGACAACCTCATTGTCTTCCTCTTCCTGAAGACAACGTTATAAACATAAAGCAGTGACAGATTACATAAAATTAACTTTTATTGGTTGTATACAAATAACCGAGTCTCAGGATAGCCtgccaagtaaatcttttgtcatCCTTCTCAAAATGTCTGTGAGCGAGCTCCTATGACTTTTCCTAATTGTTGTTACAATTGggataatttacataataatcaCCCACACCGAGTTTCTCCGCCCAGGATTAGGAAGCTAGGCTCCTAGCTCTGCCATTGTCAACTAAGACATGGGAGAGGgcgtcttatttttttgggcgaTGTTACGCACCACACCACTACACTAATTGAcaaagtgtatttcagtggcttggtgatgaaacaTTGCCTCCGCAAGTGAAAATGCAATAGAATCTGGGGATAGGGTTAAATTAGCCAGTCGAGGctttgctaaagctactgccctcgcgagctgacctctgataagcggtagaaaatggatggatggatggctttggGCAACtgtcattcatttgcagtctgtaCACGGAAGGGGTCTGCTCTGGAAGGAGTCTCAGTCTTCAGaagtctccaataacaccacaaaaagtCGCTAGATTTGTTGGTAGTctctttttcagaaaataattgCTAAAGGGGTCAGAAAAGCTTCAATCCCTGgatcgtcatggtaacaaaagcggTTCTCTGCATTTGCATGAGCCAGAACCGCCCCCCTAAAAccgagtgacaaaaaaaacagtgttaaAAGTGGATGTTAAGTGTTCTGTAATTGTATCTGTCCTTTGTGTATTTAGACCAAAGGTTGTCAgagatattttattaaaatacctgggaactgttttaaattgtgaagaaATAGAATTAAATCTCCTTAAAAAGATCTAACTAAAAAAAGAGCCTCACTTGGGGTGATAAACAATTTGTGTCCTGTCCCTGCTGCCGCTGCTGTAGTCCGACTCTCCGTCAGACCGGACCTTACTCCTCACTCGCATTCTCTTTTTCCTCTGCAACAATATCGCAAATTACAGTTATTTTTATGCTCCGAGCACATCCAATCCATCCGAACCAAGAGGAAGACCTTGCGTTTGAAGCTTCTTATGATGGATCTGCCAAAACGCCTCCTCTTCTTCGGGTGTCGAGCAGCTAGACCATTGTTTTCCTCCTAAAAGAGTAGAattgtacagtaaatacaggGTTCGTCCAATGAAACTGTTGAATGTCGCAGATAAATTTGCCTGGGAATCCTCCTCTTCgtcatcttcctcttcttcctcgtcCCCGGTGTCTTCATCAGACACATCTCCTTCCTCGGCATTCGGGTCCAAGTTCGCTGGGAGCTTCTTTCCCTGAAACGCGACAAACGACTGTTGTTGAAATCTGGATAAAGACGAGGATCGAGGAATGTTTTTTCGCCACATTTTGCCATTTGAATCACGATAGTATGAATGGTACACCTTGGCAGAGGTACATGCTCTAACTAACCTAACTAGGTAGGTAAAGTAGCAATAAAATCCCCACGTTTTGCGCTTAATTTCTATGCGAATATTGCCTTtctattgcaataaataaagctaGAGGAAAATTCAGCTCATTaatttttgactgcccctcgtaaTTAGGAAGGTAGTTAGGTAGCTAAGTAGTAGGGAGGTAGGCCGGGGACTAGGCAGGTCGGTAGGCAGGTAAGTACTGTGGGTATGTTTGTTTGAACGAATGCAGTCCAGGAATGTGTTTGACTGCAGGTTACACTGTAGTTAGTAAGTTAGGTAATAGTCAGTTTGTATGGAATATTTTCAACAATCAGCCTCACCTTGACTAATATTTTTCCCTGGAGGATTTCCGGGGAGGGCAGTTTCTTGCTTTCGAGCGTGTTGACGTTGGACAGGTCAAGCTTATCCTGCAGCACCTCTCTCAGGTATTCCGCCATCTTCTTCTGTTGAGGCACAGTGCAATGGTTCTCTATGGACAAAATCACTGGGTACCTGCACAGGAGAGCAAGATGTGATACCTGAAATTTCTTTTGTTGCCTCTCCTGGCTAATTCGATTGAACGAGCACTTACTGTGATTTGGTGAAGGCGTATTTGTTAATCGTTTCGATAACGTCTTTGAAAAGGATTTTGGATGTCAAGGTGTAGCCGTGGTGGATAATGGGCTCACCATCTTGCCCGTCCCAGCAGTCCACTGCAAAAGAAGAACAGAGGTGACAAAAGTACTCACGCTCTGTACTTAAATAGAATTACAGATAGTTATGGGGAAAAGTAGTGATTCAACTCCTGgacttaaataaaagtaaaaaattagaGACTCTgtcttaagtacaaaagtaaaatggaAATTTTACTgtcagttttatatatatatatatatatatatatatat from Phycodurus eques isolate BA_2022a chromosome 10, UOR_Pequ_1.1, whole genome shotgun sequence includes:
- the plch2b gene encoding 1-phosphatidylinositol 4,5-bisphosphate phosphodiesterase eta-2 isoform X2 — protein: MGQDSWMLMSTSGMNAAPGMAPPSPGMSGSPPAPASLSPRTSTFQGVGSPKLPPNPPNSPTMSIMSSPRLWKKASISRLAEEFFWIGGSVVAQPKWRLGQFVERCMCTMQTGTQMTKLKGKKKGLMRVYYLDEHRSCIRWRPSRKHDKAKITIDSIHEVREGKKSEVFRKYADNRFDPNCCFSIYYGERVKSLDLVSTNGEEARTWITGLKYLMAGISDEDSLARRQRTRDQWLQQTFSEADKNGDGTLSIGEVHQLLHKLNVNLPKQKVREMFQEADTDENQGSLGFEEFCSFYKMISTRRDLYLIMISYSNQKEVMDLHDLARFLENEQKMRGLAREHLIDIVARFEPCPDNLQHLVLGIDGFTNYMRSPGGDIFNPEHNQVNQDMTQPLCNYFIATSHNTYLTGDQLLSQSSVEMYAYVLQAGCRCVEVDCWDGQDGEPIIHHGYTLTSKILFKDVIETINKYAFTKSQYPVILSIENHCTVPQQKKMAEYLREVLQDKLDLSNVNTLESKKLPSPEILQGKILVKGKKLPANLDPNAEEGDVSDEDTGDEEEEEDDEEEDSQEENNGLAARHPKKRRRFGRSIIRSFKRKRKKRMRVRSKVRSDGESDYSSGSRDRTQIVYHPKKRKTMRLSRALSDVVKYTKSVRVHDIETQAFTNSWQVSSLNETVMNQIVLLKPGQLVRFNQRQLLRVYPSNYRVDSSNFNPQPYWNAGCHMVAMNYQTEGRMLELNRAKFSSNGNCGYILKPKIICKGAFNPNLEDPLPGKRKIQLVLKIISGQQLPKPKDSMFGDRGEIIDPFVEVEIIGLPVDCSKQQTRVVDDNGFNPMWEETLVFHILMPQIALVRFQVWDHDPIGRDFIGQRTIAFTSMMPGYRHVYLEGMAESSIFVHIAIIDGKVKPANAVQVARKHIQKAAQKHMKGPHRQPSLDSSVQSSDDWPPPYLRKDADSFSQESRNGEMSPLVQGPASRAGMHKGIMSEPVRRAHRVKIHDPAQMRRGIFSKMSSTASNPVPTLMLQDSFDLDSPSCLNSPTEDRRDPVPTNFSELQSLSEAAELRILPTFGPQELEPPAVARAEAMSDPEPPGKPPPTNPQSIPQRPLHSDAIFVPLIPPPTPAQVRRTLESPATPRPTTTQIRTKVRSRSCPRNPNTSTVTPMVSRKPASHWQTWRVQSTGKDSDRQVRTILNGLCLSDSSSSSGSSSDSLEFRDGPVAAGAEQCDGTLQREMKALFDVKMRAIRCKSPLFFDGWDV
- the plch2b gene encoding 1-phosphatidylinositol 4,5-bisphosphate phosphodiesterase eta-2 isoform X1; protein product: MDSAFPPPCGILVPRNYDKTFSEADKNGDGTLSIGEVHQLLHKLNVNLPKQKVREMFQEADTDENQGSLGFEEFCSFYKMISTRRDLYLIMISYSNQKEVMDLHDLARFLENEQKMRGLAREHLIDIVARFEPCPDNLQHLVLGIDGFTNYMRSPGGDIFNPEHNQVNQDMTQPLCNYFIATSHNTYLTGDQLLSQSSVEMYAYVLQAGCRCVEVDCWDGQDGEPIIHHGYTLTSKILFKDVIETINKYAFTKSQYPVILSIENHCTVPQQKKMAEYLREVLQDKLDLSNVNTLESKKLPSPEILQGKILVKGKKLPANLDPNAEEGDVSDEDTGDEEEEEDDEEEDSQEENNGLAARHPKKRRRFGRSIIRSFKRKRKKRMRVRSKVRSDGESDYSSGSRDRTQIVYHPKKRKTMRLSRALSDVVKYTKSVRVHDIETQAFTNSWQVSSLNETVMNQIVLLKPGQLVRFNQRQLLRVYPSNYRVDSSNFNPQPYWNAGCHMVAMNYQTEGRMLELNRAKFSSNGNCGYILKPKIICKGAFNPNLEDPLPGKRKIQLVLKIISGQQLPKPKDSMFGDRGEIIDPFVEVEIIGLPVDCSKQQTRVVDDNGFNPMWEETLVFHILMPQIALVRFQVWDHDPIGRDFIGQRTIAFTSMMPGYRHVYLEGMAESSIFVHIAIIDGKVKPANAVQVARKHIQKAAQKHMKGPHRQPSLDSSVQSSDDWPPPYLRKDADSFSQESRNGEMSPLVQGPASRAGMHKGIMSEPVRRAHRVKIHDPAQMRRGIFSKMSSTASNPVPTLMLQDSFDLDSPSCLNSPTEDRRDPVPTNFSELQSLSEAAELRILPTFGPQELEPPAVARAEAMSDPEPPGKPPPTNPQSIPQRPLHSDAIFVPLIPPPTPAQVRRTLESPATPRPTTTQIRTKVRSRSCPRNPNTSTVTPMVSRKPASHWQTWRVQSTGKDSDRQVRTILNGLCLSDSSSSSGSSSDSLEFRDGPVAAGAEQCDGTLQREMKALFDVKMRAIRCKSPLFFDGWDV